In Zonotrichia albicollis isolate bZonAlb1 chromosome 11, bZonAlb1.hap1, whole genome shotgun sequence, a single genomic region encodes these proteins:
- the ZNF280D gene encoding zinc finger protein 280D isoform X1, protein MAELFMECEEEELEPWQQRVREVEEDDEDDDDEPIFVGEISSSKPAATYILNRVNLSSPRRGIQNGAPSRGAVAAFKSESQQFEPPASSPGAAPAPAAFQAAPRAAASSVALQPLAGAVNVSATSQTLQRPLAGCLSTQQVPGSSSGIAQPVSRPVTIPVTTQPVSRSITVPVVAQPVSRPETPATAQPVILNQDYIMDSAPDAPDNTSGILFGVRQNSGVPQYQTGPAVTVTGTNAASSTIKNGGPFPRACPKCNIHFNLMDPLKNHMKYCCPDMVNNFFSEVVKTECVSTNRTMESEKGKLIMLVNDFYYGKDEGDLQQVQQEQKTHTTFKCISCLKVLKNNIRFMNHMKHHLELEKQSNESWESHTTCQHCYRQFPTPFQLQCHIESTHTPYESSTICKICELSFDTEQVLLQHMKDNHKPGEMPYVCQVCSYRSSAFSDVEAHFRTVHENTKHLLCPFCLKVIKIGAPYMHHYMRHQKKGIYRCTKCRLQFLTCKEKMDHKTQHHRTFRKPKQLEGLPPGTKVTIRASLGSHQSGASATSSVSTSSSTFQLSPKNKNATTKNHNKSNTSKSRGKSKQSTPRKQNAWTNSRRKKEPSNIAFHNLRYLVGTHKCIECFSEIKDFASHFPAYVHCSLCRYNTSCSKAYVNHMMSFHSARPSKRFWIFKKHSEQLRGVTVVCLNCDFLADVSGLDDMATHLSENQTHTCQVIVEEVSTGNATAAQVSHKQEHDSSDETKECSRNQTKKVASVEKREDSSLSHPENVRRLELPGNCSKNSLHEKRAYCDSANSRQLVDEKQKCIHDESEMKRCQSSADILNEQTKARGWDGTALSARNVRDLKLSLGEDVSFEQFLRKRDEPESVSSDISEQGSIHLEPLTPSEVLEHEATEILQKGNVAPSAKKAGQLTEQTDETSRESNPSRMETTADKTDENEAS, encoded by the exons ATGGCAGAATTATTTATGGAATGTGAAGAAGAGGAGCTAGAACCCTGGCAACAGAGAGTGAGAGAAGTGGAAGAGGATGATGAAGACGATGATGATGAGCCAATCTTTGTTGGGGAAATCTCCAGCTCAAAGCCAGCTGCTACAT ATATATTGAACAGAGTCAACCTCAGCTCACCACGAAGGGGGATACAGAATGGTGCACCCAGTAGAG GTGCGGTCGCTGCGTTCAAGTCCGAGAGTCAGCAGTTCGAGCCGCCTGCCTCCAGCCCcggcgccgcgcccgccccggcAGCGTTTCAGGCTGCGCCCAGAGCTGCCGCCAGCTCGGTGGCACTTCAGCCATTGGCTGGAGCAGTGAATGTTTCAGCAACTTCACAAACACTGCAGAGACCACTTGCTGGGTGTTTGTCAACACAGCAGGTGCCTGGGTCAAGTTCTGGAATAGCACAGCCTGTTAGCAGACCTGTAACCATTCCAGTGACGACACAGCCGGTATCAAGAAGTATTACAGTTCCTGTAGTGGCTCAGCCTGTATCCAGGCCAGAGACTCCTGCAACAGCACAGCCTGTAATACTCAACCAG GATTATATTATGGATTCTGCACCAGATGCACCAGATAACACATCTGGTATTCTGTTTGGTGTGAGACAGAACTCGGGAGTTCCACAGTACCAGACTGGGCCAGCTGTGACTGTAACAG GGACAAATGCTGCATCCAGCACCATTAAAAATGGAGGACCTTTTCCACGGGCTTGTCCAAAGTGTAATATACATTTCAATCTTATGGATCCTCTAAAAAATCACATGAAG TATTGCTGTCCAGATATGGTAAATAACTTTTTCTCAGAAGTGGTCAAAACAGAATGTGTGAGCACAAACAGGACCATGGAATCTGAGAAAGGAAAGCTGATTATGTTAGTTAATGACTTTTATTATGGGAAGGATGAAGGTGACCTCCAGCAGGTACAACAGGAGCAGAAGACTCATACGACATTTAAATGCATCAGTTGTCTCAAAGTTCTTAAAAATAACATAag GTTTATGAACCACATGAAACATCACTTGGAGCTTGAGAAGCAAAGCAATGAAAGCTGGGAAAGCCACACGACGTGCCAGCACTGTTACCGGCAGTTCCCCACGCCGTTCCAGCTGCAGTGCCACATCGAGAGCACGCACACGCCGTACGAGTCATCCA CAATTTGTAAAATCTGTGAATTATCATTTGACACAGAGCAAGTTCTTTTGCAACACATGAAGGACAATCATAAGCCTGGTGAAATGCCCTATGTTTGCCAG GTGTGCAGCTACAGATCCTCAGCTTTTTCAGATGTAGAAGCACATTTTAGAACAGTTCATGAAAACACAAAACATTTGCTATGCCCATTTTGCCTCAAAGTTATTAAAATTGGAGCACCGTATATGCATCATTACATGAGGCATCAG aaaaagggaatatACCGTTGCACTAAATGCAGACTGCAATTTTTAACATGCAAAGAAAAAATGGATCACAAGACTCAGCATCACCGAACATTCAGGAAACCCAAGCAATTAGAAGGTTTGCCTCCTGGAACAAAG GTGACTATTCGAGCATCTTTGGGATCTCATCAGTCAGGAGCATCGGCTACATCTTCTGTTAGTACAAGCAGTTCCACATTTCAGTTAtcacctaaaaataaaaatgcaaccACTAAAAATCATAACAAATCTAATACAAGTAAATCAagaggaaaatcaaaacaatcTACACCGAGGAAACAAAATGCATGGAcaaacagcagaagaaaaaaagagcctTCAAATATAGCATTTCATAATCTGAG GTATCTTGTGGGAACTCACAAATGCATTGAGTGTTTCTCAGAAATAAAAGATTTTGCAAGCCACTTTCCTGCATATGTCCACTGTAGTTTATGCAGATACAACACCAGCTGTAGCAAAGCCTATGTCAATCACATGATGAG CTTTCACAGTGCTCGCCCCAGTAAAAGGTTTTGGATCTTTAAGAAGCATTCAGAGCAGCTACG GGGTGTGACTGTAGTGTGTCTCAACTGTGATTTCCTGGCTGATGTTTCTGGCTTGGATGACATGGCCACACATCTGAGTGAGAACCAGACTCATACTTGTCAAGTTATTGTAGAGGAAG tttccACAGGTAATGCAACTGCTGCACAAGTGTCTCA CAAACAAGAGCACGACTCTTCAGATGAAACAAAAGAATGCAGTAGAAATCAAACTAAAAAAGTTGCATCCGTTGAAAAGAGGGAAGACTCGTCACTGTCACATCCAGAAAATGTCCGTCGTTTGGAACTCCCTGGCAACTGCTCAAAGAATTCTTTGCATGAGAAAAGAGCATACTGTGATTCAGCTAATAGCAGACAGTTAGTAGATGAGAAACAAAAATGTATTCATGATGAAAGTGAGATGAAAAGGTGCCAAAGTTCGGCTGACATCCTGAATGAGCAGACGAAAGCGCGTGGCTGGGATGGAACTGCGCTTTCAGCCAGGAACGTGAGGGACTTAAAGCTGAGCCTGGGGGAAGATGTCAGCTTTGAGCAGTTCCTGAGAAAGAGGGATGAGCCTGAATCTGTGAGTTCAGACATCAGTGAACAAGGCAGTATTCATTTGGAGCCTTTAACTCCATCAGAAGTACTGGAGCACGAGGCTACTGAAATTCTCCAAAAAGGTAACGTCGCACCTTCGGCAAAGAAGGCTGGACAGCTCACTGAACAAACAGATGAGACTTCTAGAGAAAGCAATCCCAGCAGAATGGAAACAACTGCAGACAAGACAGATGAGAATGAAGCAAGCTGA
- the ZNF280D gene encoding zinc finger protein 280D isoform X3, translated as MAELFMECEEEELEPWQQRVREVEEDDEDDDDEPIFVGEISSSKPAATCAVAAFKSESQQFEPPASSPGAAPAPAAFQAAPRAAASSVALQPLAGAVNVSATSQTLQRPLAGCLSTQQVPGSSSGIAQPVSRPVTIPVTTQPVSRSITVPVVAQPVSRPETPATAQPVILNQDYIMDSAPDAPDNTSGILFGVRQNSGVPQYQTGPAVTVTGTNAASSTIKNGGPFPRACPKCNIHFNLMDPLKNHMKYCCPDMVNNFFSEVVKTECVSTNRTMESEKGKLIMLVNDFYYGKDEGDLQQVQQEQKTHTTFKCISCLKVLKNNIRFMNHMKHHLELEKQSNESWESHTTCQHCYRQFPTPFQLQCHIESTHTPYESSTICKICELSFDTEQVLLQHMKDNHKPGEMPYVCQVCSYRSSAFSDVEAHFRTVHENTKHLLCPFCLKVIKIGAPYMHHYMRHQKKGIYRCTKCRLQFLTCKEKMDHKTQHHRTFRKPKQLEGLPPGTKVTIRASLGSHQSGASATSSVSTSSSTFQLSPKNKNATTKNHNKSNTSKSRGKSKQSTPRKQNAWTNSRRKKEPSNIAFHNLRYLVGTHKCIECFSEIKDFASHFPAYVHCSLCRYNTSCSKAYVNHMMSFHSARPSKRFWIFKKHSEQLRGVTVVCLNCDFLADVSGLDDMATHLSENQTHTCQVIVEEVSTGNATAAQVSHKQEHDSSDETKECSRNQTKKVASVEKREDSSLSHPENVRRLELPGNCSKNSLHEKRAYCDSANSRQLVDEKQKCIHDESEMKRCQSSADILNEQTKARGWDGTALSARNVRDLKLSLGEDVSFEQFLRKRDEPESVSSDISEQGSIHLEPLTPSEVLEHEATEILQKGNVAPSAKKAGQLTEQTDETSRESNPSRMETTADKTDENEAS; from the exons ATGGCAGAATTATTTATGGAATGTGAAGAAGAGGAGCTAGAACCCTGGCAACAGAGAGTGAGAGAAGTGGAAGAGGATGATGAAGACGATGATGATGAGCCAATCTTTGTTGGGGAAATCTCCAGCTCAAAGCCAGCTGCTACAT GTGCGGTCGCTGCGTTCAAGTCCGAGAGTCAGCAGTTCGAGCCGCCTGCCTCCAGCCCcggcgccgcgcccgccccggcAGCGTTTCAGGCTGCGCCCAGAGCTGCCGCCAGCTCGGTGGCACTTCAGCCATTGGCTGGAGCAGTGAATGTTTCAGCAACTTCACAAACACTGCAGAGACCACTTGCTGGGTGTTTGTCAACACAGCAGGTGCCTGGGTCAAGTTCTGGAATAGCACAGCCTGTTAGCAGACCTGTAACCATTCCAGTGACGACACAGCCGGTATCAAGAAGTATTACAGTTCCTGTAGTGGCTCAGCCTGTATCCAGGCCAGAGACTCCTGCAACAGCACAGCCTGTAATACTCAACCAG GATTATATTATGGATTCTGCACCAGATGCACCAGATAACACATCTGGTATTCTGTTTGGTGTGAGACAGAACTCGGGAGTTCCACAGTACCAGACTGGGCCAGCTGTGACTGTAACAG GGACAAATGCTGCATCCAGCACCATTAAAAATGGAGGACCTTTTCCACGGGCTTGTCCAAAGTGTAATATACATTTCAATCTTATGGATCCTCTAAAAAATCACATGAAG TATTGCTGTCCAGATATGGTAAATAACTTTTTCTCAGAAGTGGTCAAAACAGAATGTGTGAGCACAAACAGGACCATGGAATCTGAGAAAGGAAAGCTGATTATGTTAGTTAATGACTTTTATTATGGGAAGGATGAAGGTGACCTCCAGCAGGTACAACAGGAGCAGAAGACTCATACGACATTTAAATGCATCAGTTGTCTCAAAGTTCTTAAAAATAACATAag GTTTATGAACCACATGAAACATCACTTGGAGCTTGAGAAGCAAAGCAATGAAAGCTGGGAAAGCCACACGACGTGCCAGCACTGTTACCGGCAGTTCCCCACGCCGTTCCAGCTGCAGTGCCACATCGAGAGCACGCACACGCCGTACGAGTCATCCA CAATTTGTAAAATCTGTGAATTATCATTTGACACAGAGCAAGTTCTTTTGCAACACATGAAGGACAATCATAAGCCTGGTGAAATGCCCTATGTTTGCCAG GTGTGCAGCTACAGATCCTCAGCTTTTTCAGATGTAGAAGCACATTTTAGAACAGTTCATGAAAACACAAAACATTTGCTATGCCCATTTTGCCTCAAAGTTATTAAAATTGGAGCACCGTATATGCATCATTACATGAGGCATCAG aaaaagggaatatACCGTTGCACTAAATGCAGACTGCAATTTTTAACATGCAAAGAAAAAATGGATCACAAGACTCAGCATCACCGAACATTCAGGAAACCCAAGCAATTAGAAGGTTTGCCTCCTGGAACAAAG GTGACTATTCGAGCATCTTTGGGATCTCATCAGTCAGGAGCATCGGCTACATCTTCTGTTAGTACAAGCAGTTCCACATTTCAGTTAtcacctaaaaataaaaatgcaaccACTAAAAATCATAACAAATCTAATACAAGTAAATCAagaggaaaatcaaaacaatcTACACCGAGGAAACAAAATGCATGGAcaaacagcagaagaaaaaaagagcctTCAAATATAGCATTTCATAATCTGAG GTATCTTGTGGGAACTCACAAATGCATTGAGTGTTTCTCAGAAATAAAAGATTTTGCAAGCCACTTTCCTGCATATGTCCACTGTAGTTTATGCAGATACAACACCAGCTGTAGCAAAGCCTATGTCAATCACATGATGAG CTTTCACAGTGCTCGCCCCAGTAAAAGGTTTTGGATCTTTAAGAAGCATTCAGAGCAGCTACG GGGTGTGACTGTAGTGTGTCTCAACTGTGATTTCCTGGCTGATGTTTCTGGCTTGGATGACATGGCCACACATCTGAGTGAGAACCAGACTCATACTTGTCAAGTTATTGTAGAGGAAG tttccACAGGTAATGCAACTGCTGCACAAGTGTCTCA CAAACAAGAGCACGACTCTTCAGATGAAACAAAAGAATGCAGTAGAAATCAAACTAAAAAAGTTGCATCCGTTGAAAAGAGGGAAGACTCGTCACTGTCACATCCAGAAAATGTCCGTCGTTTGGAACTCCCTGGCAACTGCTCAAAGAATTCTTTGCATGAGAAAAGAGCATACTGTGATTCAGCTAATAGCAGACAGTTAGTAGATGAGAAACAAAAATGTATTCATGATGAAAGTGAGATGAAAAGGTGCCAAAGTTCGGCTGACATCCTGAATGAGCAGACGAAAGCGCGTGGCTGGGATGGAACTGCGCTTTCAGCCAGGAACGTGAGGGACTTAAAGCTGAGCCTGGGGGAAGATGTCAGCTTTGAGCAGTTCCTGAGAAAGAGGGATGAGCCTGAATCTGTGAGTTCAGACATCAGTGAACAAGGCAGTATTCATTTGGAGCCTTTAACTCCATCAGAAGTACTGGAGCACGAGGCTACTGAAATTCTCCAAAAAGGTAACGTCGCACCTTCGGCAAAGAAGGCTGGACAGCTCACTGAACAAACAGATGAGACTTCTAGAGAAAGCAATCCCAGCAGAATGGAAACAACTGCAGACAAGACAGATGAGAATGAAGCAAGCTGA
- the ZNF280D gene encoding zinc finger protein 280D isoform X2, with amino-acid sequence MMKTMMMSQSLLGKSPAQSQLLHLWKNDLSSSLAYILNRVNLSSPRRGIQNGAPSRGAVAAFKSESQQFEPPASSPGAAPAPAAFQAAPRAAASSVALQPLAGAVNVSATSQTLQRPLAGCLSTQQVPGSSSGIAQPVSRPVTIPVTTQPVSRSITVPVVAQPVSRPETPATAQPVILNQDYIMDSAPDAPDNTSGILFGVRQNSGVPQYQTGPAVTVTGTNAASSTIKNGGPFPRACPKCNIHFNLMDPLKNHMKYCCPDMVNNFFSEVVKTECVSTNRTMESEKGKLIMLVNDFYYGKDEGDLQQVQQEQKTHTTFKCISCLKVLKNNIRFMNHMKHHLELEKQSNESWESHTTCQHCYRQFPTPFQLQCHIESTHTPYESSTICKICELSFDTEQVLLQHMKDNHKPGEMPYVCQVCSYRSSAFSDVEAHFRTVHENTKHLLCPFCLKVIKIGAPYMHHYMRHQKKGIYRCTKCRLQFLTCKEKMDHKTQHHRTFRKPKQLEGLPPGTKVTIRASLGSHQSGASATSSVSTSSSTFQLSPKNKNATTKNHNKSNTSKSRGKSKQSTPRKQNAWTNSRRKKEPSNIAFHNLRYLVGTHKCIECFSEIKDFASHFPAYVHCSLCRYNTSCSKAYVNHMMSFHSARPSKRFWIFKKHSEQLRGVTVVCLNCDFLADVSGLDDMATHLSENQTHTCQVIVEEVSTGNATAAQVSHKQEHDSSDETKECSRNQTKKVASVEKREDSSLSHPENVRRLELPGNCSKNSLHEKRAYCDSANSRQLVDEKQKCIHDESEMKRCQSSADILNEQTKARGWDGTALSARNVRDLKLSLGEDVSFEQFLRKRDEPESVSSDISEQGSIHLEPLTPSEVLEHEATEILQKGNVAPSAKKAGQLTEQTDETSRESNPSRMETTADKTDENEAS; translated from the exons ATGATGAAGACGATGATGATGAGCCAATCTTTGTTGGGGAAATCTCCAGCTCAAAGCCAGCTGCTACAT CTATGGAAGAATGACCTCAGTTCTTCTCTGGCTT ATATATTGAACAGAGTCAACCTCAGCTCACCACGAAGGGGGATACAGAATGGTGCACCCAGTAGAG GTGCGGTCGCTGCGTTCAAGTCCGAGAGTCAGCAGTTCGAGCCGCCTGCCTCCAGCCCcggcgccgcgcccgccccggcAGCGTTTCAGGCTGCGCCCAGAGCTGCCGCCAGCTCGGTGGCACTTCAGCCATTGGCTGGAGCAGTGAATGTTTCAGCAACTTCACAAACACTGCAGAGACCACTTGCTGGGTGTTTGTCAACACAGCAGGTGCCTGGGTCAAGTTCTGGAATAGCACAGCCTGTTAGCAGACCTGTAACCATTCCAGTGACGACACAGCCGGTATCAAGAAGTATTACAGTTCCTGTAGTGGCTCAGCCTGTATCCAGGCCAGAGACTCCTGCAACAGCACAGCCTGTAATACTCAACCAG GATTATATTATGGATTCTGCACCAGATGCACCAGATAACACATCTGGTATTCTGTTTGGTGTGAGACAGAACTCGGGAGTTCCACAGTACCAGACTGGGCCAGCTGTGACTGTAACAG GGACAAATGCTGCATCCAGCACCATTAAAAATGGAGGACCTTTTCCACGGGCTTGTCCAAAGTGTAATATACATTTCAATCTTATGGATCCTCTAAAAAATCACATGAAG TATTGCTGTCCAGATATGGTAAATAACTTTTTCTCAGAAGTGGTCAAAACAGAATGTGTGAGCACAAACAGGACCATGGAATCTGAGAAAGGAAAGCTGATTATGTTAGTTAATGACTTTTATTATGGGAAGGATGAAGGTGACCTCCAGCAGGTACAACAGGAGCAGAAGACTCATACGACATTTAAATGCATCAGTTGTCTCAAAGTTCTTAAAAATAACATAag GTTTATGAACCACATGAAACATCACTTGGAGCTTGAGAAGCAAAGCAATGAAAGCTGGGAAAGCCACACGACGTGCCAGCACTGTTACCGGCAGTTCCCCACGCCGTTCCAGCTGCAGTGCCACATCGAGAGCACGCACACGCCGTACGAGTCATCCA CAATTTGTAAAATCTGTGAATTATCATTTGACACAGAGCAAGTTCTTTTGCAACACATGAAGGACAATCATAAGCCTGGTGAAATGCCCTATGTTTGCCAG GTGTGCAGCTACAGATCCTCAGCTTTTTCAGATGTAGAAGCACATTTTAGAACAGTTCATGAAAACACAAAACATTTGCTATGCCCATTTTGCCTCAAAGTTATTAAAATTGGAGCACCGTATATGCATCATTACATGAGGCATCAG aaaaagggaatatACCGTTGCACTAAATGCAGACTGCAATTTTTAACATGCAAAGAAAAAATGGATCACAAGACTCAGCATCACCGAACATTCAGGAAACCCAAGCAATTAGAAGGTTTGCCTCCTGGAACAAAG GTGACTATTCGAGCATCTTTGGGATCTCATCAGTCAGGAGCATCGGCTACATCTTCTGTTAGTACAAGCAGTTCCACATTTCAGTTAtcacctaaaaataaaaatgcaaccACTAAAAATCATAACAAATCTAATACAAGTAAATCAagaggaaaatcaaaacaatcTACACCGAGGAAACAAAATGCATGGAcaaacagcagaagaaaaaaagagcctTCAAATATAGCATTTCATAATCTGAG GTATCTTGTGGGAACTCACAAATGCATTGAGTGTTTCTCAGAAATAAAAGATTTTGCAAGCCACTTTCCTGCATATGTCCACTGTAGTTTATGCAGATACAACACCAGCTGTAGCAAAGCCTATGTCAATCACATGATGAG CTTTCACAGTGCTCGCCCCAGTAAAAGGTTTTGGATCTTTAAGAAGCATTCAGAGCAGCTACG GGGTGTGACTGTAGTGTGTCTCAACTGTGATTTCCTGGCTGATGTTTCTGGCTTGGATGACATGGCCACACATCTGAGTGAGAACCAGACTCATACTTGTCAAGTTATTGTAGAGGAAG tttccACAGGTAATGCAACTGCTGCACAAGTGTCTCA CAAACAAGAGCACGACTCTTCAGATGAAACAAAAGAATGCAGTAGAAATCAAACTAAAAAAGTTGCATCCGTTGAAAAGAGGGAAGACTCGTCACTGTCACATCCAGAAAATGTCCGTCGTTTGGAACTCCCTGGCAACTGCTCAAAGAATTCTTTGCATGAGAAAAGAGCATACTGTGATTCAGCTAATAGCAGACAGTTAGTAGATGAGAAACAAAAATGTATTCATGATGAAAGTGAGATGAAAAGGTGCCAAAGTTCGGCTGACATCCTGAATGAGCAGACGAAAGCGCGTGGCTGGGATGGAACTGCGCTTTCAGCCAGGAACGTGAGGGACTTAAAGCTGAGCCTGGGGGAAGATGTCAGCTTTGAGCAGTTCCTGAGAAAGAGGGATGAGCCTGAATCTGTGAGTTCAGACATCAGTGAACAAGGCAGTATTCATTTGGAGCCTTTAACTCCATCAGAAGTACTGGAGCACGAGGCTACTGAAATTCTCCAAAAAGGTAACGTCGCACCTTCGGCAAAGAAGGCTGGACAGCTCACTGAACAAACAGATGAGACTTCTAGAGAAAGCAATCCCAGCAGAATGGAAACAACTGCAGACAAGACAGATGAGAATGAAGCAAGCTGA